One window from the genome of Alnus glutinosa chromosome 13, dhAlnGlut1.1, whole genome shotgun sequence encodes:
- the LOC133854198 gene encoding COP1-interactive protein 1-like, which yields MTKHRLRDSIKSLFGSHIDSENDEQLKGDKIETDDKVEEILKLIKEEAREERDGTPVEKSKKEPLAKLVKDLHKQYQSLYARYDHLTSELRKKAHGKQGNDSASSSSDSDSEHSSKEGVSKNGQLESGRQKISDGIKQELETAHLEVADLKRNLTTTSEEKEALNLEYVAALSKIQEADKAIADMKTEVERLNIEKSELMVEKSELNKKLETAGNIEAELTGEKETAIRRIEEGEKITEGLRTMVDQLKDEKINLAKELEAVTREVSNMKQQVSDLSQNLKDSKVENKSLTFQISGVSNDIQQAQKTIQELMADSSRLKEKLVERERELSNLKDTHEVHDNESSAQINGLDAQVRKLEQELELLRTQKIDTEVQIEIREKEFCLKQQQLVFAEERVSDLSHTLKATEEENKSLTLKVSEISNEVQQAHNVIQELKAESSQLKENIIEREREISTLAERHGVNENELSARMKELSLQVAGLEVELDSVQNGKRDMDAQIERKATEAKQLREENIEMQARISDFTARINNLLVELDSLHTKKGEMEEEIVRRSIELSAVAERHGVHENGLSAQMTELEGQVAHLEVLLKNVEGLKRDMGVQIETKATEAKQLREENIEMQARISELQNILKEREEANSVLMKKLDDNERESSSRVADLTARINNLLADLDSVRNQKREFEEQIGDKVLENGQLKEAKAGLQDKIIELEKTLTERGFEFSAIDEKFKSAESEASAQIMALEAKINSLQQELDSLQTQKNELELQFEREKQELSESLTQMENQKVELTSKITDHQRILKEQEDANMQLNEEYKQLEGQLQECKLSLKVAERKIEETAEEFRNNIESKAQVVADLEELAEVLRRDLEVKADEHSTQIENVRTIEFQLRLSNQKLRVTEQELSEKEEDFRIKELGFQQERRALEDRIATLSGIIASNNEAHQRMITDISENVNRTLTELAELIQKFQENCRNYENSMSGMSAELHLAKNWVTETNKDKEELSKEVKHLAEQLQDKIDQEIALREQIEKLVVKASKEEDEIILLRRAVEQLEKTVGELEKMMKEKEEGILGIGEEKREAIRQLCVWIDYHRSCNDYLKETLSKVTGRGQRAS from the exons ATGACAAAGCATCGCCTGAGGGATTCTATAAAGTCCTTATTTGGGAGTCACATTGATTCAGAGAACGATGAACAGCTGAAAGGAGATAAAATAG AAACTGATGACAAAGTGGAAGAGATCTTGAAGCTTATCAAGGAAGAAGCTCGGGAAGAAAGAGACGGTACCCCTGtagaaaaatccaaaaaagaaccACTTGCTAAACTAGTTAAGGATTTACACAAACAGTACCAATCACTCTATGCACGATATGATCATCTAACGAGCGAGCTGAGGAAAAAAGCTCATGGCAAACAAGGAAATGACAGTGCTTCGTCTAGCTCAGACTCAGATTCAGAGCATTCGTCGAAGGAAGGAGTCAGTAAAAACGGACAATTGGAAAGTGGACGTCAGAAAATTAGTGATGGCATTAAGCAAGAACTTGAAACAGCACATCTAGAAGTTGCGGACCTGAAGAGGAATTTGACAACTACCAGTGAAGAGAAGGAAGCTTTAAATTTGGAATATGTTGCAGCTTTGAGCAAGATACAAGAAGCAGACAAAGCCATTGCAGATATGAAGACTGAAGTTGAAAGGTTAAACATTGAAAAATCGGAACTTATGGTTGAGAAAAGTGAACTGAATAAAAAGTTGGAGACTGCTGGTAACATAGAAGCAGAACTGACAGGAGAGAAAGAAACTGCTATCAGAAGGATTGAAGAGGGAGAAAAAATTACAGAAGGCTTGAGGACCATGGTTGATCAGCtgaaagatgaaaaaataaACCTAGCGAAAGAACTAGAAGCAGTTACAAGGGAAGTTTCCAATATGAAGCAGCAAGTGTCAGATTTAAGCCAAAATCTGAAAGATTCCAAGGTTGAGAATAAATCTTTAACCTTTCAAATTTCAGGAGTCTCAAATGATATTCAGCAGGCACAGAAGACAATACAGGAACTCATGGCTGATTCGAGTCGGTTAAAGGAGAAATTGGTTGAGAGGGAAAGAGAACTTTCAAATCTCAAAGATACACACGAGGTGCATGACAATGAATCATCTGCTCAAATAAATGGATTAGATGCACAAGTAAGAAAGCTGGAACAGGAGCTGGAGTTGTTACGAACCCAGAAAATAGATACGGAAGTGCAGATCGAGATTAGAGAAAAAGAATTTTGCCTTAAACAGCAGCAACTTGTATTTGCCGAAGAGAGAGTTTCGGATTTAAGCCACACTCTGAAAGCCACCGAGGAAGAGAATAAATCTCTAACCTTGAAAGTCTCAGAGATTTCAAATGAGGTTCAGCAGGCACATAACGTGATACAGGAACTCAAGGCTGAATCGAGCCAGTTAAAGGAGAATATAATTGAGAGGGAAAGGGAAATTTCAACTCTTGCTGAGAGGCATGGGGTGAATGAGAACGAATTATCAGCTCGAATGAAGGAATTATCCCTACAAGTTGCAGGCCTGGAAGTGGAACTGGACTCGGTGCAAAATGGGAAAAGAGATATGGATGCGCAGATAGAGAGAAAAGCAACTGAAGCAAAACAACTGAGAGAGGAGAATATAGAAATGCAAGCTCGAATTTCAGACTTCACAGCACGGATCAACAATCTGCTAGTGGAGTTGGATTCTTTACACACTAAAAAGGGTGAAATGGAAGAAGAGATTGTGCGTAGAAGTATTGAATTATCAGCTGTTGCTGAGAGGCATGGGGTGCATGAGAATGGATTATCAGCTCAAATGACGGAATTAGAGGGACAGGTTGCACACCTGGAAGTACTTCTCAAAAATGTCGAAGGCCTGAAAAGAGATATGGGTGTGCAGATAGAGACTAAAGCAACTGAAGCAAAACAACTGAGAGAGGAGAATATAGAAATGCAAGCTCGAATTTCagaacttcaaaatattttgaaggaGAGAGAAGAAGCAAATTCTGTTCTCATGAAGAAACTTGATGATAATGAGAGGGAATCATCGTCTAGAGTTGCAGACTTGACAGCACGGATCAACAATCTGCTAGCGGACTTGGATTCTGTCCGCAACCAGAAAAGAGAATTTGAAGAGCAGATTGGCGATAAAGTTCTCGAGAATGGTCAGTTAAAAGAGGCGAAGGCGGGGCTGCAGGATAAAATTATTGAACTGGAGAAAACATTAACAGAAAGAGGGTTTGAGTTCTCTGCCATTGATGAGAAATTTAAAAGTGCAGAGAGTGAAGCTTCTGCCCAAATAATGGCCTTAGAGGCAAAGATTAACAGTCTACAACAAGAGTTGGATTCCTTGCAGACCCAGAAAAATGAGCTGGAGTTGcagtttgagagagagaaacaggaACTTTCAGAAAGCCTGACACAAATGGAGAATCAAAAAGTTGAGTTGACAAGCAAGATTACTGATCATCAGAGGATTCTGAAAGAGCAGGAAGATGCAAACATGCAGCTAAATGAGGAATATAAACAGCTCGAAGGCCAGCTTCAGGAATGCAAGTTGAGTCTCAAGGTTGCAGAAAGGAAGATTGAAGAAACAGCAGAGGAATTCCGTAACAACATTGAATCCAAAGCTCAGGTGGTAGCTGATTTGGAAGAACTGGCTGAAGTCCTAAGAAGAGATCTAGAAGTAAAAGCAGATGAACACAGTACACAGATCGAGAATGTCCGCACAATTGAATTTCAGCTCCGCCTGTCAAACCAGAAGCTCCGGGTCACTGAACAAGAACTATCGGAGAAGGAAGAAGATTTCAGGATTAAAGAATTGGGATTCCAGCAAGAACGTAGAGCCCTTGAAGACAGAATTGCTACATTGTCTGGGATAATTGCTAGTAACAATGAAGCTCATCAAAGGATGATAACAGATATCTCAGAGAATGTGAACAGAACATTAACAGAACTGGCAGAATTGATCCAGAAATTTCAAGAAAACTGTAGAAATTACGAGAACAGTATGTCGGGTATGTCGGCTGAGCTTCACCTTGCGAAGAACTGGGTCACGGAGACAAATAAGGATAAAGAAGAGCTAAGTAAGGAGGTAAAACATCTGGCGGAGCAGCTGCAAGACAAGATAGATCAGGAAATAGCATTAAGAGAGCAGATTGAGAAGCTGGTGGTGAAGGCAagcaaggaagaagatgagATTATCCTTCTGCGTAGAGCAGTAGAGCAACTCGAGAAGACGGTAGGGGAGTTAGAGAAGATGatgaaagaaaaggaggagggAATATTGGGTATTGGGGAGGAGAAGAGGGAAGCCATAAGGCAGCTGTGTGTGTGGATTGATTATCACCGCAGCTGCAACGATTATCTCAAGGAAACGCTGTCAAAGGTGACTGGTAGAGGCCAGAGGGCAAGCTAA
- the LOC133854334 gene encoding mitochondrial adenine nucleotide transporter ADNT1-like isoform X1, which yields MASEDVVGKTTSESAVSTIVNLAEEAKLASEGVKAPGHAVLSICKSLVAGGVAGGVSRTAVAPLERLKILLQVQNPHSIKYNGTIQGLKYIWKTEGFRGLFKGNGTNCARIIPNSAVKFFSYEQASQGILLLYRQQTGNEEAQLTPLLRLGAGACAGIIAMSATYPMDMVRGRLTVQTEKSPRQYRGIFHALSTVLREEGPRALYRGWTPSVIGVIPYVGLNFAVYESLKDWLIKTRPYGLVEDSELSVTTRLACGAVAGTVGQTIAYPLDVIRRRMQMVGWKDAASVVTGEGRSKAALEYTGMIDAFRKTVRHEGFGALYKGLVPNSVKVVPSIAIAFVTYEMVKDILGVEMRISD from the exons ATGGCGTCGGAGGATGTGGTGGGGAAGACGACGAGCGAGTCCGCGGTGTCGACAATCGTGAACCTCGCTGAAGAGGCGAAGCTCGCGAGCGAAGGAGTGAAGGCGCCGGGCCACGCCGTCCTCAGCATCTGCAAGTCGCTCGTCGCCGGAGGAGTAGCCGGCGGAGT CTCACGTACTGCTGTTGCTCCGCTAGAAAGATTAAAAATTTTGCTCCAG GTTCAAAACCCTCATAGTATCAAATACAATGGAACGATTCAAGGCTTGAAATATATATGGAAAACTGAGGGTTTCAGAGGATTGTTTAAAGGCAATGGAACTAATTGTGCTCGTATCATCCCAAACTCGGCAGTCAAGTTCTTCAGCTATGAGCAAGCATCTCA GGGTATTTTATTGCTTTATCGACAACAAACTGGAAATG AAGAGGCTCAGCTTACTCCACTTTTACGACTTGGAGCTGGTGCATGTGCTGGAATTATTGCCATGTCAGCAACTTACCCAATGGACATGGTACGAGGTCGGCTGACTGTCCAG ACAGAAAAATCTCCTCGCCAGTATAGGGGAATCTTCCATGCCCTTTCTACAGTCCTCCGGGAAGAAGGCCCTCGGGCTCTGTACAGAGGCTGGACACCTTCTGTTATAGGAGTC ATTCCATACGTGGGTCTCAACTTTGCTGTTTATGAATCTTTGAAAGACTGGTTAATTAAAACTAGACCTTATGGACTGGTTGAGGACTCTGAGCTGAGTGTGACAACAAGACTTGCATGTGGTGCTGTTGCTGGAACTGTTGGCCAGACAATTGCTTACCCTCTCGATGTCATTCGACGAAGAATGCAGATGGTGGGTTGGAAAGATGCTGCATCAGTCGTGACTGGTGAGGGGAGGAGCAAGGCAGCCCTTGAATATACTGGTATGATTGATGCATTCAGGAAAACAGTTCGGCATGAGGGATTCGGAGCATTGTACAAGGGTTTGGTCCCCAATTCAGTGAAG GTGGTCCCATCCATAGCTATTGCCTTCGTGACATACGAGATGGTGAAGGACATTCTTGGAGTTGAGATGAGGATATCTGACTGA
- the LOC133854334 gene encoding mitochondrial adenine nucleotide transporter ADNT1-like isoform X2, whose amino-acid sequence MASEDVVGKTTSESAVSTIVNLAEEAKLASEGVKAPGHAVLSICKSLVAGGVAGGVSRTAVAPLERLKILLQVQNPHSIKYNGTIQGLKYIWKTEGFRGLFKGNGTNCARIIPNSAVKFFSYEQASQGILLLYRQQTGNEAQLTPLLRLGAGACAGIIAMSATYPMDMVRGRLTVQTEKSPRQYRGIFHALSTVLREEGPRALYRGWTPSVIGVIPYVGLNFAVYESLKDWLIKTRPYGLVEDSELSVTTRLACGAVAGTVGQTIAYPLDVIRRRMQMVGWKDAASVVTGEGRSKAALEYTGMIDAFRKTVRHEGFGALYKGLVPNSVKVVPSIAIAFVTYEMVKDILGVEMRISD is encoded by the exons ATGGCGTCGGAGGATGTGGTGGGGAAGACGACGAGCGAGTCCGCGGTGTCGACAATCGTGAACCTCGCTGAAGAGGCGAAGCTCGCGAGCGAAGGAGTGAAGGCGCCGGGCCACGCCGTCCTCAGCATCTGCAAGTCGCTCGTCGCCGGAGGAGTAGCCGGCGGAGT CTCACGTACTGCTGTTGCTCCGCTAGAAAGATTAAAAATTTTGCTCCAG GTTCAAAACCCTCATAGTATCAAATACAATGGAACGATTCAAGGCTTGAAATATATATGGAAAACTGAGGGTTTCAGAGGATTGTTTAAAGGCAATGGAACTAATTGTGCTCGTATCATCCCAAACTCGGCAGTCAAGTTCTTCAGCTATGAGCAAGCATCTCA GGGTATTTTATTGCTTTATCGACAACAAACTGGAAATG AGGCTCAGCTTACTCCACTTTTACGACTTGGAGCTGGTGCATGTGCTGGAATTATTGCCATGTCAGCAACTTACCCAATGGACATGGTACGAGGTCGGCTGACTGTCCAG ACAGAAAAATCTCCTCGCCAGTATAGGGGAATCTTCCATGCCCTTTCTACAGTCCTCCGGGAAGAAGGCCCTCGGGCTCTGTACAGAGGCTGGACACCTTCTGTTATAGGAGTC ATTCCATACGTGGGTCTCAACTTTGCTGTTTATGAATCTTTGAAAGACTGGTTAATTAAAACTAGACCTTATGGACTGGTTGAGGACTCTGAGCTGAGTGTGACAACAAGACTTGCATGTGGTGCTGTTGCTGGAACTGTTGGCCAGACAATTGCTTACCCTCTCGATGTCATTCGACGAAGAATGCAGATGGTGGGTTGGAAAGATGCTGCATCAGTCGTGACTGGTGAGGGGAGGAGCAAGGCAGCCCTTGAATATACTGGTATGATTGATGCATTCAGGAAAACAGTTCGGCATGAGGGATTCGGAGCATTGTACAAGGGTTTGGTCCCCAATTCAGTGAAG GTGGTCCCATCCATAGCTATTGCCTTCGTGACATACGAGATGGTGAAGGACATTCTTGGAGTTGAGATGAGGATATCTGACTGA